A portion of the Hydractinia symbiolongicarpus strain clone_291-10 chromosome 10, HSymV2.1, whole genome shotgun sequence genome contains these proteins:
- the LOC130662412 gene encoding uncharacterized protein LOC130662412, with protein sequence MNMYQTPTVAVFAIFMICLLYTVVAEKTITKRKGDFCDTLPFNQTISADGCETKYMENNLCYGQCNSKYTPGFKTGYIKCAACRPTNPTVRKITLKCKYGTKKVLDVQYFEFCQCLHRSCRKINKVNALSHLLSIRRGQAPGKRLKGRRASKRRRRCRKKRGKKKKTCLERWRQDKKREKRRRNKNRNELLEDGQIL encoded by the coding sequence ATGAATATGTATCAGACACCAACAGTTGCTGTGTTTGCGATATTTATGATATGTTTGTTGTACACTGTAGTCGCAGAGAAAACGATAACAAAACGAAAAGGAGATTTTTGCGATACGTTGCCTTTTAACCAAACAATTAGCGCTGATGGCTGTGAGACCAAATATATGGAGAATAATTTATGTTATGGTCAATGCAATTCGAAGTATACGCCAGGTTTTAAAACTGGTTATATAAAATGTGCAGCATGTCGGCCCACGAATCCCACGGTTAGAAAAATAACGTTGAAATGTAAATATGGAACTAAGAAAGTGTTAGATGTTCAGTATTTTGAATTCTGTCAATGTTTACATCGATCGTGCCGGAAGATCAACAAAGTCAACGCACTCTCTCACTTATTATCTATACGGCGTGGCCAAGCGCCAGGTAAAAGATTAAAAGGGAGAAGAGCATCCAAAAGGCGACGTCGTTGTCGAAAAAAGCGcgggaaaaaaaagaaaacatgtttGGAAAGATGGCGGCAAGATAAGAAGCGAGAAAAACGCAGGAGAAATAAAAATCGAAATGAACTTCTTGAAGACGGACAAATTTTATGA